A section of the Telopea speciosissima isolate NSW1024214 ecotype Mountain lineage chromosome 3, Tspe_v1, whole genome shotgun sequence genome encodes:
- the LOC122654357 gene encoding ankyrin-3, with protein sequence MTVFAHTSGGFLAGKQVFPVDYEAEVSQRLVEASHTGDLKTAFECIADPSVDVNFVGVVCLKMRKTEVLLHDESADEVRIEYEEFKTDVTPLFLAVHTGNLTLVRKLLSVGADVNQKLFRGYATTAAVREGHLEILEILLKAGASQPACEEALLESSCQGRYGFAELIMVSDLIRPQVAVHALVIACCRGFVDVVDTLMKCGVDGNAIARVLLRSSKPSLHTNVDCSALVAAVISRQISVVRLLLQAGVRTDLKVKLGAWSWDTTSGEEFRVGAGLAEPFSVTWCAVEYFETSGTVLRMLLQHHSPNISYCGRTLIHHSILCGNVRALDVLIHCGADVESPVKTIRKIEFRPIHMAARLGETRILQRLIDAGCDLNSQTDSGETALMICARYKREECLSVLAFAGADFGLVNFSGQCVSSIASANHWALGFRQAVLGVIRAGSIIQSSNPSVFVPLMFVAQSGDTEVLETLINRPDINVDYQDDNGFTAVMVTAMEGHVEAFRLLVYAGADVKLCNKSGETAITLSELNQNRDHFEKVMLEFALESGKRGAGGFNALHCAARRGDIAAVRLLTSRGYDVNIPDGDGYTPLMLAAREGHGCICELLISCGARCEIENRRGESALSLARKNGVNSVAERVILDELSRTLVLSGSHVQKHTRGGKGAPHGKVMKILGAAGILQWGKSNRRNVICREAEVGPSLAFRRNRERKGDADEPGVFRVLTTRNREVHFVCEGGIERAELWVRGIKLVTREAISGKKRSDL encoded by the exons ATGACGGTCTTCGCACATACATCCGGCGGTTTTCTCGCTGGTAAACAGGTTTTTCCGGTCGATTACGAAGCAGAAGTTTCTCAGCGTCTTGTTGAAGCTTCGCACACTGGCGATCTGAAGACGGCATTCGAATGCATCGCCGATCCTTCCGTGGATGTTAACTTTGTTGGTGTTGTTTGCTTGAAAATGAGGAAGACGGAAGTACTCTTGCACGATGAGTCTGCCGATGAAGTACGGATTGAATACGAGGAGTTCAAGACCGATGTCACGCCGTTGTTTCTCGCTGTACATACTGGCAATCTAACGCTTGTGCGGAAACTTCTG AGTGTAGGAGCCGATGTCAATCAGAAACTCTTCAGAGGCTACGCAACAACAGCAGCTGTGAGGGAGGGCCATCTAGAGATCTTGGAGATCCTGCTCAAGGCAGGTGCGTCTCAGCCAGCATGCGAAGAGGCCCTTTTAGAGTCAAGTTGCCAAGGACGTTATGGATTCGCCGAGTTGATCATGGTTTCCGACTTGATTCGACCACAGGTTGCCGTGCACGCGCTTGTCATTGCGTGCTGTAGGGGTTTCGTGGACGTGGTGGATACACTCATGAAG TGTGGGGTGGATGGGAACGCTATCGCTCGAGTGCTGCTTCGATCTTCCAAGCCTTCCCTACACACCAACGTCGACTGTAGCGCGCTCGTAGCTGCCGTTATCAGCCGGCAGATCTCAGTTGTCCGACTGCTACTACAG GCTGGTGTAAGAACAGACTTGAAAGTGAAATTGGGAGCTTGGTCATGGGACACGACATCAGGTGAAGAGTTCCGGGTTGGTGCAGGGTTAGCAGAGCCTTTCTCAGTCACCTGGTGTGCAGTTGAGTACTTCGAGACCAGTGGTACTGTTCTACGCATGCTTCTCCAACACCACTCTCCAAACATTTCTTACTGTGGGAGGACGCTCATCCATCACTCCATCCTCTGTGGGAATGTTCGAGCACTCGATGTGCTTATACATTGTGGTGCCGATGTTGAATCCCCAGTCAAAACAATCAGGAAAATTGAATTCCGCCCCATACACATGGCTGCACGACTTGGGGAGACTAGAATCCTTCAACGCCTGATAGATGCTGGCTGTGACCTCAACTCCCAAACAGACTCAGGTGAGACTGCTCTAATGATCTGTGCAAGGTACAAACGGGAGGAGTGTCTCAGTGTCCTTGCTTTCGCCGGTGCTGATTTTGGTCTTGTCAACTTCTCGGGTCAGTGTGTTAGTTCGATTGCCTCGGCCAACCACTGGGCCCTTGGTTTTCGACAAGCTGTGCTTGGCGTAATTCGAGCAGGGAGTATTATTCAATCAAGCAATCCATCTGTCTTCGTCCCTCTGATGTTTGTGGCGCAATCAGGTGATACTGAGGTCTTGGAAACACTGATCAATAGACCCGACATTAATGTTGACTACCAGGATGACAATGGGTTCACAGCAGTCATGGTAACAGCCATGGAAGGCCATGTGGAAGCTTTCCGGTTACTCGTTTATGCTGGGGCAGATGTAAAGCTGTGTAACAAGTCAGGTGAGACAGCAATCACTCTATCTGAACTAAACCAGAATCGTGATCACTTTGAGAAGGTGATGCTCGAATTCGCACTAGAAAGTGGTAAACGTGGAGCTGGGGGCTTTAACGCCTTACATTGTGCAGCCCGCCGTGGTGACATAGCTGCAGTTCGTCTGCTAACGAGTAGGGGTTACGATGTCAACATTCCTGATGGGGATGGGTACACCCCACTTATGTTAGCAGCAAGGGAAGGCCATGGCTGCATATGTGAGCTTCTGATCTCATGTGGAGCTCGATGTGAAATTGAGAATAGAAGGGGAGAGTCTGCACTATCACTAGCAAGGAAGAATGGTGTAAACAGTGTTGCAGAGCGTGTGATACTAGATGAGCTTTCTAGGACGCTTGTGTTAAGTGGAAGCCATGTTCAGAAGCATACGAGGGGAGGTAAAGGAGCTCCACATGGGAAGGTGATGAAAATTTTGGGTGCTGCTGGGATATTGCAGTGGGGGAAATCTAATCGAAGGAATGTGATTTGTCGGGAAGCTGAGGTGGGGCCAAGCTTGGCATTTCGGAGAAACCGTGAAAGAAAGGGTGATGCTGATGAGCCGGGTGTGTTTAGAGTGTTGACAACTAGGAACAGAGAGGTGCATTTTGTTTGTGAAGGTGGGATTGAAAGAGCTGAACTGTGGGTGAGGGGAATAAAGCTTGTGACGAGGGAAGCTATTTCTGGGAAGAAACGGAGTGATTTGTGA
- the LOC122654358 gene encoding nucleolar protein 56-like: MALYLLYESASGYALFLGHGIDEIGQNTEAVRSSVLDLNRFGKVVKLLAFNPFDSALDALNQVNAVSEGLMTEELRNFLALNLPKIKESKKPKFSVGVSEPKIGSHIFEETKIPCQSNEFVLELLRGVRLHFDRFIKDLKPGDLEKAQLGLGHSYSRAKVKFNVNRVDNMVIQAIFLLDTLDKDINSFSMRVREWYSWHFPELVKIVNDNYLYAKVSKFVEDKSQLSEDKIPALADIVGDEDKAKEIVEASKSSMGQDLSPIDLINVQQFAQRVMDLSEYRKKLYDYLVTKMNDIAPNLAALIGEVVGARLISHAGSLTNLAKCPSSTLQILGAEKALFRALKTRGNTPKYGLIFHSSFIGRASAKNKGRMARYLANKCSIASRIDCFSETSTTVFGEKLRGQVEERLDFYDKGVAPCKNIDVMKAAIESIQNKGGAVTEDDGEKNENTEVSAKKSKKRKSKGENGVNGEPMDVEEPQAVTNGLTSKEQEMEKKKKEEKRKLAQELGQTEAPDNLDGVNGFVQEQDGTTKKKKKNKDVDGEDLQTASEVKKKKKKSKGEDD; this comes from the exons ATGGCGTTGTATCTTCTCTACGAATCGGCATCTGGTTATGCTCTTTTTCTAGGTCATGGCATCGATGAAATTGGGCAGAACACTGAAGCTGTTCGGAGCTCTGTTCTTGATCTTAATCGCTTCGGGAAAGTTGTGAAGCTCTTAGCTTTTAATCCGTTTGACTCTGCCCTCGATGCTCTCAACCAGGTTAATGCTGTTTCTGAAG GGCTTATGACTGAGGAGCTGAGGAACTTTTTGGCGCTGAATCTCCCAAAAATCAAGGAAAGTAAAAAGCCTAAATTCAGTGTCGGAGTTTCGGAGCCAAAGATTGGGTCACATATTTTTGAAGAGACTAAAATTCCTTGCCAAAGCAACGAGTTTGTTCTTGAACTTCTTCGTGGTGTGCGGTTACACTTTGATAGGTTTATCAAGGACCTCAAG CCTGGTGATTTGGAAAAAGCTCAGCTTGGTTTGGGACACAGTTACAGCCGAGCTAAGGTCAAATTCAATGTCAACAGAGTTGATAATATGGTTATTCAGGCCATCTTCCTGCTTGATACTCTTGATAAAGATATTAACTCCTTCTCCATGAGAGTCAG GGAATGGTATTCCTGGCATTTCCCTGAGCTTGTTAAGATTGTCAATGACAACTACCTCTATGCAAAGGTTTCAAAATTTGTCGAGGATAAATCACAATTATCCGAGGACAAAATCCCTGCCTTAGCCGACATAGTAGGAGATGAAGATAAAGCTAAGGAGATTGTTGAAGCTTCCAAATCATCTATGG GACAGGATTTATCTCCAATTGACTTGATTAATGTCCAGCAATTCGCCCAGAGGGTAATGGATCTCTCTGAGTACAGGAAGAAGCTTTATGACTATCTGGTTACAAAAATGAATGACATTGCACCAAATTTGGCTGCGCTGATTGGTGAAGTTGTTGGTGCCCGTTTGATTTCTCATGCTGGTAGTCTCACAAACTTGGCCAAGTGCCCTTCTTCTACCCTTCAGATCCTTGGTGCAGAGAAGGCACTATTCAG GGCATTAAAAACCCGGGGAAATACACCAAAGTATGGCCTAATTTTCCATTCATCTTTCATTGGGCGAGCATCTGCAAAGAACAAGGGCCGAATGGCGCGTTATCTTGCAAACAAGTGTTCCATTGCATCTCGTATTGACTGTTTCTCAG AAACAAGCACCACTGTATTTGGAGAGAAGTTGCGTGGGCAAGTTGAAGAAAGACTGGACTTCTATGACAAAGGAGTCGCACCTTGCAAAAATATTGATGTCATGAAAGCAGCTATTGAGAGTATCCAAAACAAAGGTGGGGCGGTCACCGAAGATG ATGGAGAGAAGAATGAGAATACAGAAGTTTCTGCAAAGAAAAGCAAGAAGAGGAAATCCAAAGGTGAGAATGGTGTGAATGGTGAGCCGATGGATGTTGAGGAACCTCAAGCTGTTACAAATGGACTGACTTCCAAGGAGCAAGagatggaaaagaagaagaaggaggagaaacgTAAGCTAGCACAGGAGCTGGGGCAGACTGAGGCTCCTGATAATTTGGATGGCGTGAATGGGTTTGTTCAAGAACAGGATGGgacaacgaagaagaagaagaaaaacaaggatGTAGATGGAGAGGACTTACAGACAGCTAGtgaagttaagaagaaaaagaagaaatcaaaaggaGAAGATGATTGA